A genomic stretch from Flavobacterium humidisoli includes:
- a CDS encoding RNA polymerase sigma factor: MSQEELLVLIYKKDEKAFTHLYDMYSKSLFSVIHVLIKNREEAEDVLQDVFVKIWKNIDSYNESKGRFYTWIINIARNTSIDKLRSKDYNNTQKNLSSDNFVNLLDESNKLSHKLDAIGIQEFVKKLKPKCIEIINLLFFKGYTQQEASEELALPLGTIKTQNRNCINDLRNYLKV, from the coding sequence ATGAGTCAAGAAGAACTGCTAGTTTTAATTTACAAAAAGGACGAAAAAGCTTTTACCCATTTGTATGATATGTATTCAAAAAGCTTGTTTTCTGTCATTCATGTCCTAATCAAAAATCGAGAAGAAGCAGAAGATGTTCTGCAAGATGTTTTTGTCAAAATCTGGAAAAACATCGATTCTTATAATGAAAGTAAAGGTCGTTTTTACACCTGGATCATTAATATCGCCAGAAACACATCGATCGATAAACTTCGTTCTAAAGACTATAATAACACGCAAAAAAACCTTTCCTCAGATAATTTCGTAAATCTGTTAGATGAGAGTAATAAATTAAGCCACAAACTCGATGCAATTGGAATTCAAGAATTCGTAAAGAAACTGAAACCAAAATGTATTGAAATAATTAATCTATTATTCTTTAAAGGATATACTCAGCAAGAAGCTTCAGAAGAATTGGCGCTGCCACTGGGGACTATCAAGACACAAAACAGAAACTGTATTAACGATTTACGTAATTATTTGAAAGTATAA
- a CDS encoding GNAT family N-acetyltransferase: protein MSIILRPATTNDLQKILEIVNHSILHTTANYSYEIQTLEVQTKWFEDKKAKNLPVIVADLDGEVVGFGSYGQFREKIGYQYTVEHSVYVVDNIIGKGIGSKLLTELIRLAKEQGYHVMIGAIDADNAGSIAFHEKFGFVATGTIREVGYKFDHWLDLVFMQLILA, encoded by the coding sequence ATGAGCATTATTTTAAGACCTGCAACAACAAACGATTTACAAAAGATTCTAGAAATTGTAAATCACTCTATTTTACATACCACGGCTAATTACAGCTACGAGATTCAAACTTTGGAAGTTCAGACCAAATGGTTTGAAGATAAAAAAGCTAAAAATCTTCCTGTAATTGTAGCCGACTTAGATGGCGAAGTAGTTGGCTTTGGAAGTTATGGCCAATTTAGAGAGAAAATAGGTTATCAATATACCGTAGAACATTCTGTCTATGTAGTGGACAATATTATCGGAAAAGGAATTGGTTCTAAACTTTTGACAGAATTAATTCGTTTAGCAAAAGAACAAGGTTATCATGTTATGATTGGTGCAATTGATGCTGATAATGCAGGAAGCATTGCTTTTCATGAAAAATTCGGATTTGTAGCTACGGGCACGATTCGCGAAGTTGGCTACAAATTTGACCATTGGCTAGATTTGGTTTTTATGCAGCTTATTTTAGCTTAA
- a CDS encoding glutathione peroxidase, protein MKKIILMLFGAALLSATGLNAQTNTNKLSKKDKAMAKETIYQFKVEDLSGDTFDFASLKGKKVMIVNTASKCGLTPQYKDLEAVYKEYKDKGFVIVGFPANNFASQEPGTAKEIETFCQQNYGVTFPMMNKVSVKGSDMCEVYKFLTEKSRNGLQDSEVEWNFQKYLINEKGELVKVIKPKTLVTEPEVINWIKS, encoded by the coding sequence ATGAAAAAAATAATATTAATGCTATTTGGAGCAGCTCTTTTGTCAGCGACAGGATTAAATGCTCAAACTAATACAAACAAATTATCTAAAAAAGATAAAGCCATGGCTAAAGAAACAATTTATCAATTTAAAGTAGAAGATTTATCAGGAGATACTTTTGACTTTGCTTCTTTAAAAGGCAAAAAAGTCATGATTGTTAACACAGCTTCAAAATGCGGTTTAACTCCACAGTACAAAGATTTAGAAGCGGTTTACAAAGAATATAAAGATAAAGGATTTGTAATTGTTGGATTTCCGGCAAATAATTTTGCTTCACAAGAACCTGGAACGGCTAAAGAAATCGAAACGTTTTGTCAGCAGAATTATGGTGTAACTTTCCCGATGATGAACAAGGTTTCGGTTAAAGGAAGTGATATGTGCGAAGTTTATAAATTCTTGACTGAGAAATCAAGAAACGGTTTGCAAGATTCTGAAGTGGAATGGAATTTTCAAAAATATCTAATTAACGAAAAAGGCGAACTAGTAAAAGTAATTAAACCAAAAACTTTAGTTACAGAACCTGAAGTAATCAATTGGATTAAAAGCTAA
- a CDS encoding thioredoxin family protein — MRFLFILFLSVAFQTITSQNQFVPVEVPYKTALENAKKEGKPLFVMLYADWCPHCNLMKTEVLNDPAVIDFLNKNFVCTYKNIEKEEGIALKNQFNTKSLPTFLFIDSNETLIYALKGEMKKAEFQNELRYALNPKMQLPYLEKEFLADPSNSDKFFAYLNTLKKGKDRTELSIPTHIYLDTQSDNQLVSELNWRVIANGVTDIKSREFQFVLNHQKEFAAVASQNRVDRKIENIVNELLRPLVDNLDTVNYYKQREIAKSIRLQKTDSLVFKYDLTLAERTEKWNFYKKVTLEDTQKLVWNDASFLKDIGNTYFKHIKDTESLKKAISWVDRSLELNDSYDGNLLEAKLYNKIKNKKKALEYAKNAKAIAKEMDWNSKEVDVLLAELNTK, encoded by the coding sequence TTGAAGTTCCTTACAAAACGGCTTTAGAAAATGCAAAAAAAGAAGGAAAACCACTTTTTGTAATGCTTTATGCCGATTGGTGTCCGCATTGTAATTTAATGAAAACCGAAGTTTTAAACGATCCTGCTGTTATTGATTTTTTGAACAAGAATTTTGTATGCACTTATAAAAATATAGAAAAAGAAGAAGGAATTGCTTTAAAGAACCAATTCAACACAAAATCACTTCCTACCTTTTTATTTATTGATAGCAATGAAACGCTAATTTATGCTCTAAAAGGAGAAATGAAAAAAGCTGAATTTCAAAATGAATTGCGTTATGCTTTAAATCCAAAAATGCAATTACCTTATTTAGAAAAGGAATTTCTTGCAGACCCAAGCAATTCTGATAAATTTTTCGCGTATTTAAATACTTTAAAAAAAGGAAAAGACAGAACAGAATTATCAATACCAACTCATATCTATTTGGATACTCAATCGGACAATCAATTGGTTAGTGAATTAAACTGGAGAGTTATAGCCAATGGGGTTACCGATATTAAATCTAGAGAATTTCAGTTTGTTTTAAACCATCAGAAGGAATTTGCAGCTGTAGCATCTCAAAATCGTGTTGACCGTAAAATTGAAAATATCGTAAACGAATTGCTTCGTCCTTTGGTTGATAATTTAGATACGGTAAACTATTACAAACAAAGAGAAATTGCCAAATCTATCCGATTGCAAAAAACAGATTCTTTGGTTTTTAAATATGATCTGACGTTAGCGGAAAGAACTGAAAAATGGAATTTCTATAAAAAAGTTACTCTTGAAGACACTCAAAAATTAGTTTGGAACGATGCTAGTTTTTTAAAGGATATTGGAAATACATATTTTAAGCATATTAAAGACACTGAAAGTTTAAAAAAGGCTATTTCTTGGGTAGATCGTTCTTTAGAATTAAATGATTCATACGACGGTAATTTGCTTGAAGCTAAGCTTTACAATAAAATAAAGAATAAGAAAAAAGCTTTAGAATATGCAAAAAACGCCAAAGCCATTGCTAAAGAAATGGATTGGAACTCTAAAGAAGTAGACGTTCTATTGGCCGAACTGAATACCAAATAA